GTCGCCACCCCCCAAATCGGCTTTTCGGGCTAGGGCACGGGCCTGTCGGGGTAAAAGAACGCTCTATGCGACAGCAGACTCTTTATTAGCTGCCGGGATTTCTACACGGACGTTTTCGCCATCCAGCAGGACCGGGTAGGTTTTGACCTTTACGGTCTCATCTTCCAGGCACTGACCGGTTTCCAGGTTGAAGTGCTGCTTGTAAAGCGGTGAAGCCACCACCGGCTGACCTTTCAGATCCCCGGTAATGCCCCTTGCCAGCACGTTCTTCCCGGTAAACGGATCGGTATGGCTAATCGCAAACAGCGCCGGCAACCGATGCGGCAGATAAAACACCGCCACGGGTCCATCTTCAGTCCAGACCGCAACGCCGGATTCTGCAATCAAGTCATCAACCGTACAAACAACATCCCAACTCGTCTGTGTCTTCATAACGTTCTCCAATCTCTTAACGGTCCTTCCACGTCATCAGCGTGAAACCCAATAAATCTGTAAGCCGCGACAACTCATAGTCCAGTGAGTGTGGGGGTCGGAATTTTTTCCCAAGGGAAAACAATTCCGACCCCCGCGCTCCACCCCAATCTATAAGTCCTGCAGTCCCAGACTCCCGAGTTACCAGTCTTAAGCAGGCTCCACCTCAGATTCGAGCACAGGCCGCTTCTGCCCCCGCTCCGAAGTCCACTGCTGCACCGGATCCTTCTTCTCCGGCGCATTCACAAACTCGCGGAAGCGCTTGCGCTTCTCCGGGTCCTCAACGGCGGTCTTCCACTCGCACTGATAAGTGCCCACCAGGCCCTCCATGTGCTCTTCCAGCTCCGCGCCAATGCCCAGGCTGTCTTCCAGCACCACCTGCTTGAGGTAATCCAGACCGCCCTCCAGGTTTTCCATCCACACACTGGTGCGCTGCAGACGGTCCGCCGTGCGCACGTAAAACATCAGAACCCGGTCAATGGTGGAGACCAGTTCCTCATCGTTCAGGTCGGTGGCAAACAGGTCGCCATGGCGCGGGCGCATGCCGCCGTTGCCGCAGACGTAGAGGTTCCAGCCGTTTTCGGTGGCAATCACGCCAATGTCCTTGCTTTGGGCTTCCGCGCATTCGCGGGTACAGCCCGATACAGCAAACTTGATCTTGTGGGGGGCCCGCAGGCCCTTGTAGCGGTCTTCCAGGTGAATCGCCATGCCCACGCTGTCCTGTACGCCATAGCGGCACCAGGTGCTGCCAACGCAGGATTTCACCGTGCGCAGGGCTTTGCCGTAGGCGTGGCCGGTTTCAAAGCCGGCGGCGATCAGCTTTTCCCAGATCTCAGGCAGCTCGCTCAGGGTCGCACCGAACAGATCGATGCGCTGGCCGCCGGTGATCTTGGTGTACAGGTTGTATTCCTTGGCCACCTGGCCCAGCACAATCAGCTTGTCCGGGGTGATTTCCCCGCCCGGCACGCGGGGCACGATGGAATAGGTGCCGTTTTTCTGCATGTTGGCCATGAAGGTGTCGTTGGTGTCCTGCAGGGGCACGTGGTCGGTGGCCAGCACGTGCTCGTTCCAGCAGGTGGCCAGGATCGATCCCACCGCCGGTTTGCAGATGTCGCAGCCGTGGCCCTTGCCATGGTCACGGATCAGGGTCTGGAAGGTGCGGATGCCATTCACCTTGACCAGATGGAACAGCTCCTGACGGCTGAAGGGAAAGTGCTCGCAGATGTCCTTGCTGACTTCCACCCCGCGCTTTTCCAGCTCGCTGTCCACCACTGTTTTCAGCAGGGCGGCACAGCCACCGCAGCCGGTGCTGGCTTTGGTTTCGCCTTTGACAGCACCAAGGTCGCTGCAGCCCGCGTCAATCACGCCGCAGATGTCGCCCTTGGTGACGTTGTGGCAGGAGCAGATCGAGGCGGTTTCCGGCAGGGCATCCGGGCCCAGAGCGGGAGCACCCCCTTCACTTTCCGGAAGAATCAGCGTTTCCGGGCTCTCCGGCAGGTCGATCTCGTTCAGGGCGTACTGCAACAGGGTGTCGTATGGGCCGTTGTCGCCGACCAGAATGGCGCCGAGCAGCTTCTTGCCGTCTTCACTGATGACCATGCGGCGGTAATGTCCCGCCTGTTCGTCATTGAAGCGGATGCTCTTGGCGCCCTCTGTCTGGCCGTGGGCATCGCCGATGGAGCCCACGTCCACGCCCAGCAGCTTCAGTTTGGTGCTCATGTCTGCGCCGGTGAAGGCGGCTTCCTGATCGCCGTTCAGTACCGAGGCCATGGTGCGGGCCATGGTGTAGCCGGGGGCAACCAGGCCAAAGATTTTTTCGCTCCATAGGGCGCACTCGCCGATGGCGTGAATGTGCGGGTCGGAGGTGGTGCACTGATCGTTGATGATGATGCCGCCACGTTCGCCGATGTCCAGGCCGCAGCTTCGGGCCAGCGCATCCTGCGGGCGGATACCGGCGGAGAACACAATCAGGTCGGTTTCCAGATGGGTCTCGTCACTGAAGTTCATCCGCAGGCGGGCGTTTTCGCCGTCGATGATCTCGGTGGTGGCTTTTTCGGTGTGGACCTGAACGCCAAGCTCTTCAATCTTGTGCTTGAGCAGGGCGCCGCCGTCGCTGTCCAGCTGTACCGGCATCAGGCGCGGGGCAAATTCCACCACATGGGCTTCAAGGCCCAGACTTTTCAGGGCATTGGCCGCTTCCAGTCCCAGCAGGCCGCCGCCGACCACGACGCCGGTCTTCACGCCATTGGCGCTGGCGCGGATATCATCAAGATCTTCCAGGGTGCGGTAGACCAGGCAGTGAGGGTTGTCGTTGCCCTTGATGGGTGGCACGAACGGATAGGACCCGGTGGCCAGTACCAGCTCGTCGTAGGTGTATTCGCCCTGAGCTGTTTTGACTACCTGGCCGTCTCGGTCGATTCCGGTGACACCTTCGTCCAGATGCAGGTCAATCTGATGTTCGGCGTACCATTCGGCGGTACCCATGGCCAGGTCGCTGTGGGTGGAGCCGCTGAAGTATTCAGACAGGTGCACCCGGTCGTAGGCCAACAGTTTCTCTTCGCCAAATACCTTGATATCAAAGTCGGCGGCTGCAGGTGTATCCACCAGCTTTTCCAGAAAGTGGTGGCCGACCATGCCGTTGCCGATGACGATCAGTTTTTTCTTGCTCATGATGTTTCCTCTCTCTTGCTGGCGGCTAAGCCGCTTCGCAGTAATGCTTGCCAAAGGCCAGATGATCGCGGAATGCGCTGATGTCATCTGCCTGCTGAATGCGTTCACTGAACCAGGGGCCGTCACTGGTGTCGCCAACCAGAACCACACCTTTTAGTCGCTGATCGCAGATCAGCAGCCGGCAATAGCGGTTGGTTTCAAGGTCCTGCCAGACCACCGATTCGGTGTGCCGATCTGCACGGGTTTGGCCGCAGGAGAAAATGGGTATACCGCTGATCTTGAGCCGCGCGGGAATAGTGGCCGGTTCGAAGGCGCTGTCACTGGCCGGGTTGGCCAATTGTTCTGCCAGTACCCGGGCCTGTTGGTAGCCCGGCTCCACCAGGCCAAAGGTTTCGCCGTCAAACTCACAGCATTCGCCCAACGCGTGGATGCACGGATCGCTGGTGGTCATTTGCGAGTCCACGACAATGCCCCGTCCGCAGGCAAGGCCCGCGTCCCTTGCAAGCTGTACGTTGGGGGTAATGCCCGCAGCGACTACAACAATGTCGGTACTGATCAGGGTTTCGTCGTCCAGTTGCACGGCGCGAACCAGGTTGCGCCCCAGGAAAGCCGAGGGCGAAGCGCCGGTGCGGATGTTCATGCCTCGGTCAGTCAGGGCATCCGCCAGCAGGACGCCGCCGGTTTCATCCAGCTGGCGATTAAGCAGGTGCTGGCTGCGGTGCAGCACGGTCACGGCCATGCCCCGGCTTCGCAGCCCTTCTGCCGCTTCGAGTCCGAGGAAGCCGCCACCAATCACCACCGCGCGGCGGTGGCGCTGGCTGAGCTCGATCAGGCGACGGGTGTCGTTGAGATCGCGGAAAACCAGCACGTTTTTGAGCCCCTCGCCCGGAATGCCCAGCGGAGCCGGCTGTGAACCGGTCGCGAAGACCAGTCTGTCGTAGCGTTCGACCCGGCCGGCAGCCGTTGTCACGGTGCGGTTTTCCCGATCCAGGCCGGTGACCGGATCGCCCTGGTGCACGGTGATGTTGTGGCGGGTGAACCAGTCAGCGGAGGACAGGGCCAGGCTGCGCTCGTCTGCCTCACCTGCCAGCACGGACGAGAGCTGGATTCGATTGTAGGCGGGCGTGGGTTCGCCGTTGAAGACCACGATCCGGCCATAAGGGTGCCGGGGCTGGTCAACAAGCTGCTCGAGCAGGCGTTGCGCCACCATGCCATGGCCGCAGATCACCAGCGTTTGCGGCTGCTCCGTATCCATCGTTTCGATTCCCGCAATAGGTCCCGCCATAGGTCCGTTCGCTCCCGTCCGGTCTGGCTTTTCGCCAGACCAAAAAAAGCCGGAGTACCAATTCTTCGAAAAGATTTGATAGCCCGGCGCCAATGCCAACAACAATGATCTGATGGTCCGGCCGAATCCGCGGCCGGGACAGTCTTCCTTGTCTATCTAATACTTTGCGAAGGTCGTGCCAATTATTAAAAGCCCTAAAAGTCAGGCAGTTACTGATAATTTCGGTTCTTCTTCCTGCTCTTCTGTGCGCCGTGATAGGGCGGGTTGCACCGCAGGGGTGCCTTTATCCTCGGTCTTGCCCGGGAAACTCTGCTTTTCATAGAGGAACGATAGAACCGCCTGCCGATAGCGTACATACTCCGGATGATCCGCCAGCGTTACCCGGTTCCGGGGCCGGGGCAGTTCGATGTGCAACTCCTCTCCGATAGTGGCGGCGGGCCCGTTGGTCATCATCACGATGCGGTCCGACAGCAGCACTGCTTCGTCCACGTCGTGGGTGATCATGATCACCGTGCTGTTCAGGTCCTGCTGGATCCTCATCAGCGAATCCTGCAGGTGGGCCCGGGTCAGTGCGTCCAACGCCCCGAAAGGTTCGTCCATCAGCAGCACGCTGGGCTTCATTGCCAGAGCGCGGGCGATGCCCACACGCTGGGCCATTCCGCCGGAAATCTCGCCGGGGCGTTTGTCCAGGGCGTGGTCCATGTTGACCAGCTTCAGGTTGTGAAGAATCCAGTCCCGGCGTTCGCGCTTGCTCATGCTCTTCTTGAACACCTGCTGTACCGCCAGCTCGACGTTTTCATACACGGTGAGCCACGGCATCAGCGAATGATTCTGGAATACCACGGCCCGTTCCGGCCCGGGGGTATTCACTTCATGGCCATCCAGCACGCAGCCACCACGCGTAGCCTGCAAAAGCCCGGCGACAATGTTCAGAACGGTGGATTTACCGCAACCGGAGTGGCCAATCAGCGACACAAACTCGCCTTTGCGAATCTTCAGATCAACGTTCTCCAGCGCCACGAAGGGTCCGTTCTGGGTGTCGAACGCCATCTGAACGTTGGTCAGTTCTAAATGTGGTTTGTTGCTCATATCAGACTCCTCATT
This DNA window, taken from Marinobacter halotolerans, encodes the following:
- the nirB gene encoding nitrite reductase large subunit NirB, with product MSKKKLIVIGNGMVGHHFLEKLVDTPAAADFDIKVFGEEKLLAYDRVHLSEYFSGSTHSDLAMGTAEWYAEHQIDLHLDEGVTGIDRDGQVVKTAQGEYTYDELVLATGSYPFVPPIKGNDNPHCLVYRTLEDLDDIRASANGVKTGVVVGGGLLGLEAANALKSLGLEAHVVEFAPRLMPVQLDSDGGALLKHKIEELGVQVHTEKATTEIIDGENARLRMNFSDETHLETDLIVFSAGIRPQDALARSCGLDIGERGGIIINDQCTTSDPHIHAIGECALWSEKIFGLVAPGYTMARTMASVLNGDQEAAFTGADMSTKLKLLGVDVGSIGDAHGQTEGAKSIRFNDEQAGHYRRMVISEDGKKLLGAILVGDNGPYDTLLQYALNEIDLPESPETLILPESEGGAPALGPDALPETASICSCHNVTKGDICGVIDAGCSDLGAVKGETKASTGCGGCAALLKTVVDSELEKRGVEVSKDICEHFPFSRQELFHLVKVNGIRTFQTLIRDHGKGHGCDICKPAVGSILATCWNEHVLATDHVPLQDTNDTFMANMQKNGTYSIVPRVPGGEITPDKLIVLGQVAKEYNLYTKITGGQRIDLFGATLSELPEIWEKLIAAGFETGHAYGKALRTVKSCVGSTWCRYGVQDSVGMAIHLEDRYKGLRAPHKIKFAVSGCTRECAEAQSKDIGVIATENGWNLYVCGNGGMRPRHGDLFATDLNDEELVSTIDRVLMFYVRTADRLQRTSVWMENLEGGLDYLKQVVLEDSLGIGAELEEHMEGLVGTYQCEWKTAVEDPEKRKRFREFVNAPEKKDPVQQWTSERGQKRPVLESEVEPA
- a CDS encoding NAD(P)/FAD-dependent oxidoreductase, translated to MAGPIAGIETMDTEQPQTLVICGHGMVAQRLLEQLVDQPRHPYGRIVVFNGEPTPAYNRIQLSSVLAGEADERSLALSSADWFTRHNITVHQGDPVTGLDRENRTVTTAAGRVERYDRLVFATGSQPAPLGIPGEGLKNVLVFRDLNDTRRLIELSQRHRRAVVIGGGFLGLEAAEGLRSRGMAVTVLHRSQHLLNRQLDETGGVLLADALTDRGMNIRTGASPSAFLGRNLVRAVQLDDETLISTDIVVVAAGITPNVQLARDAGLACGRGIVVDSQMTTSDPCIHALGECCEFDGETFGLVEPGYQQARVLAEQLANPASDSAFEPATIPARLKISGIPIFSCGQTRADRHTESVVWQDLETNRYCRLLICDQRLKGVVLVGDTSDGPWFSERIQQADDISAFRDHLAFGKHYCEAA
- a CDS encoding ABC transporter ATP-binding protein, producing MAFDTQNGPFVALENVDLKIRKGEFVSLIGHSGCGKSTVLNIVAGLLQATRGGCVLDGHEVNTPGPERAVVFQNHSLMPWLTVYENVELAVQQVFKKSMSKRERRDWILHNLKLVNMDHALDKRPGEISGGMAQRVGIARALAMKPSVLLMDEPFGALDALTRAHLQDSLMRIQQDLNSTVIMITHDVDEAVLLSDRIVMMTNGPAATIGEELHIELPRPRNRVTLADHPEYVRYRQAVLSFLYEKQSFPGKTEDKGTPAVQPALSRRTEEQEEEPKLSVTA
- the nirD gene encoding nitrite reductase small subunit NirD, translating into MKTQTSWDVVCTVDDLIAESGVAVWTEDGPVAVFYLPHRLPALFAISHTDPFTGKNVLARGITGDLKGQPVVASPLYKQHFNLETGQCLEDETVKVKTYPVLLDGENVRVEIPAANKESAVA